One genomic region from Quercus robur chromosome 4, dhQueRobu3.1, whole genome shotgun sequence encodes:
- the LOC126721070 gene encoding zinc transporter 8-like — MAKLQPLLLTLFCVLLLLPSLAFGDCTCDTEDEGRDKTQALKYKLAAIASILVAGAIGVCIPILGKTIPALRPEKDIFFLIKAFAAGVILSTGFIHVLPDAFESLTSPCLSESPWQDFPFTGFVAMVSAIGTLMVDSFATSYYKKSHFNQDQNGVGDVEKEGEHEGHLHVHTHATHGHAHGSASLVDNNSASSDLVRHRVISQVLELGIVVHSVIIGISLGASESPKTIRPLVAALTFHQFFEGMGLGGCISQAKFKNRAVAIMATFFSLTTPVGIAIGIGISSVYNDNSPNALIFEGIFNAASAGILIYMALVDLLAADFMNPRVQSKGRLQIGTNISLLLGAGLMSLLAKWA; from the exons ATGGCCAAACTTCAACCACTTCTCCTCACACTCTTTTGCGTTCTCCTCCTACTCCCTTCCTTAGCTTTTGGAGATTGCACTTGTGACACCGAGGATGAAGGACGTGACAAAACCCAAGCTCTCAAATATAAACTAGCTGCTATTGCTTCCATTCTTGTAGCGGGTGCAATTGGGGTTTGTATTCCAATCCTAGGAAAGACCATACCGGCTTTGCGTCCCGAGAAGgacatcttcttcctcatcaaGGCCTTTGCTGCCGGCGTGATATTGTCGACCGGGTTCATCCATGTTCTTCCCGATGCTTTCGAGAGCTTGACGTCGCCGTGTCTGAGTGAGAGTCCATGGCAGGATTTTCCATTCACGGGGTTTGTGGCCATGGTGTCTGCCATCGGAACTTTGATGGTTGATTCCTTTGCCACTTCGTATTATAAAAAATCTCACTTCAACCAGGATCAAAATGGGGTTGGAGATGTCGAGAAGGAAGGAGAACATGAGGGTCACTTACATGTTCATACACATGCAACTCATGGTCATGCTCATGGTTCCGCTTCTTTGGTTGACAACAATTCGGCTTCATCTGACCTTGTTCGTCATCGTGTTATATCACAG GTTTTGGAGTTGGGGATTGTGGTACATTCAGTCATAATTGGAATTTCACTGGGTGCTTCTGAGAGTCCCAAAACAATAAGGCCTCTTGTTGCTGCACTCACCTTCCATCAGTTTTTTGAAGGCATGGGACTTGGTGGATGCATCTCTCAG GCAAAATTCAAGAATAGAGCTGTTGCAATTATGGCGACATTCTTCTCTCTTACAACCCCCGTTGGAATTGCAATTGGAATAGGAATATCTAGTGTTTACAATGACAACAGCCCCAATGCTCTAATTTTTGAAGGGATTTTTAATGCGGCATCAGCCGGGATCTTAATCTATATGGCGCTTGTGGATCTTCTTGCAGCTGATTTTATGAACCCAAGAGTGCAAAGCAAGGGAAGGCTTCAAATAGGAACAAACATTTCACTTCTTCTTGGGGCTGGTCTTATGTCTCTCTTAGCCAAATGGGCTTAA